A DNA window from Gasterosteus aculeatus chromosome 16, fGasAcu3.hap1.1, whole genome shotgun sequence contains the following coding sequences:
- the LOC120833811 gene encoding toll-like receptor 7, translating to MFFQLMCVALLATWCCLSITTAIVSYPKTLPCDVVEGHNGSTVTVDCTERSLRGIPRGIPRDTTNLTLTINHIPKLNSTSFSALENLKEIDMRCNCVPIKIGPKDRMCTQSVIIEENTFASLKELRALYLDGNQLYTIPKGLPQSLILLSLEVNHIYNISKVNLSEIRNIQMLYLSQNCYYRNPCNASYAIEDGAFLQLNNLTLLCLKSNNLSFIPHQLPPSLKELYLYNNNIQVVTGDDFKNLTELQILDISGNCPRCYNAPFPCIPCPNNSPLNISKAAFKMLTKLTTLRLHSNSLTCVQSEWFASTPELRELDLSSNFLARAIGFTDFPRYLGKLEELDLSFNYELQRYPETLRLSCSFSYLESLRILRLKGFVFQQLQSESIAPLKHLPNLEVVDLGTNFIKMTNLSILMELKSFKIISLSDNKISSPSDGLDGVGFSGGEPLYWSPMSASAQYQSKEVREMHYFRYDEYARSCKYKDKELGKITFFVNKNCSQFGKTLDVSRNNIFFLHSRFLNLGELRCLNLSGNAMSQSLNGSEFTYLTNLQYLDFSYNRLDLLYSTAFQELKNLVILDISYNNHYFESEGLTHMLNFTRNLKKLKVLLMNNNKISTSTNTELESQSLERLEFRNNRLDMLWRDGDTRYVNYFKNLLNLTVLDISQNNLNFIPPEVFSGLPDKLSELYLKNNQLKDESFNWEKLQLLQSLQVLDLSGNSLTSVPPMLSICSKSLKKLLLHKNQILKLTPDFLKDAHKLEYLDLSYNHIQHIEKSSFPDDVVDKMQKLLLHNNRFLCTCNATWFITWLNRTTVTIPRLATDVTCASPGAQRGQSVISVDLLACQHSYLSITLYTLMTSLVLSFLTLSISSHLFLWDVWYIYHFCRAKFKGYRRLRSQSSAYDAFVMYDKEDSAVTEWVMKEMCAHLEERGDRRLTLCLEERDWIPGCPLIDNLSQSIHNSKRTVFILTSSYLKSGNFKTAFYMANQRLMDEKNDVIVLIFLEKVACNSKYLRLRKRLFKRSVLEWPTNPQAQLYFWFSLRSVLATESHKQYNNLFKETL from the exons ATGTTCTTCCAACTG ATGTGTGTGGCACTGCTGGCAACGTGGTGTTGCCTCTCAATAACAACGGCCATTGTGTCTTACCCCAAAACTCTGCCATGTGACGTTGTCGAGGGCCACAATGGCAGCACGGTGACGGTCGACTGCACCGAGCGGAGCCTCAGAGGAATCCCCCGAGGCATCCCGAGAGACACGACCAATCTGACGCTCACCATCAATCACATTCCTAAGTTAAACTCCACCTCCTTTAGTGCTCTGGAGAACCTGAAAGAAATCGACATGAGGTGCAACTGTGTGCCCATTAAAATCGGGCCCAAGGATCGCATGTGCACTCAGAGTGTGAttatagaggaaaacacctttGCCAGTTTGAAGGAGCTGCGAGCGCTTTACCTAGATGGCAATCAGCTCTACACCATACCTAAGGGCCTCCCCCAAAGCCTGATCCTGCTCAGTTTGGAAGTGAATCACATTTATAATATTTCTAAAGTCAACCTCTCCGAGATTAGAAATATTCAGATGCTGTACCTGAGTCAAAACTGTTATTACCGTAACCCATGCAATGCCTCATATGCTATAGAGGATGGTGCATTTTTACAGCTAAACAATTTAACATTGCTGTGTCTTAAGTCAAATAACTTATCCTTCATTCCACATCAACTACCACCAAGTCTGAAGGAGTTGTACctctacaacaacaacatccaagtCGTCACGGGTGACGATTTCAAAAACCTCACTGAGCTTCAGATTCTGGACATAAGCGGAAACTGTCCACGATGTTACAACGCTCCTTTCCCATGTATCCCGTGCCCAAATAATTCCCCGCTAAATATCAGCAAGGCggcttttaaaatgttgacGAAGCTAACGACGCTGCGCCTGCACAGCAACTCGCTGACATGTGTGCAGTCCGAGTGGTTCGCCAGCACACCAGAGCTGCGAGAGCTGGATCTCTCTTCGAATTTTTTAGCGAGAGCGATAGGATTCACAGACTTCCCACGATATCTTGGGAAACTGGAGGAATTGGACCTTTCGTTTAATTACGAGCTTCAGAGGTACCCTGAAACACTGAGGCTGAGCTGCAGTTTCTCCTACCTGGAATCCCTGCGGATTCTCAGGCTGAAGGGCTTCGTGTTTCAGCAGCTGCAGTCGGAGAGCATCGCCCCGTTGAAACATCTCCCGAACTTAGAGGTCGTAGACCTTGGAACAAAttttattaaaatgacaaatttaAGTATTCTGATGGAactaaaaagctttaaaataaTCAGTCTGTCCGACAACAAGATTTCATCCCCCTCCGACGGCCTGGATGGTGTGGGTTTTTCGGGTGGAGAGCCCTTGTACTGGTCGCCCATGTCGGCCTCAGCTCAGTACCAAAGTAAGGAAGTGAGAGAGATGCACTACTTCAGATACGATGAATACGCCCGCAGCTGCAAATACAAAGATAAAGAACTCGGAAAAATCACATTCTTTGTCAACAAGAATTGCAGTCAGTTCGGCAAAACCCTGGATGTGAGCAGAAACAACATATTCTTCTTGCATTCCAGATTTTTAAATCTCGGAGAGCTGCGATGCCTCAATCTGTCTGGTAATGCAATGAGCCAAAGTCTGAACGGCTCTGAGTTTACATATCTGACTAATTTACAATACCTAGATTTCTCCTACAATCGCTTGGATCTGCTGTACTCCACTGCCTTTCAAGAGCTGAAAAATCTGGTCATCTTGGATATAAGTTACAATAACCATTACTTTGAGTCAGAGGGCTTGACACATATGCTCAATTTTACTAGGAATTTGAAAAAACTCAAGGTATTGCtaatgaacaacaacaagatCTCCACTTCCACCAACACGGAGCTGGAAAGTCAATCTCTGGAGAGGTTAGAGTTCAGAAATAACCGGTTAGATATGTTGTGGAGGGACGGGGACACCAGATATGTCAATTACTTCAAAAACTTACTCAATCTTACTGTCCTCGACATCTCTCAAAACAACCTCAATTTCATTCCACCCGAGGTGTTCAGCGGTTTGCCAGACAAGCTATCTGAGCTCTACCTCAAAAACAACCAATTAAAAGATGAATCCTTTAATTGGGAGAAACTGCAGCTTCTGCAGTCTTTGCAAGTCTTAGATCTCAGTGGAAACAGTTTGACTTCTGTCCCCCCCATGCTGTCAATCTGTTCCAAATCCCTAAAGAAGCTCCTTTTACATAAAAACCAAATTCTAAAACTCACGCCAGATTTCCTCAAGGATGCCCACAAGTTAGAATACCTGGATCTTAGTTACAACCACATCCAGCACATTGAGAAATCCAGCTTTCCAGATGACGTCGTTGACAAGATGCAAAAGCTGCTTCTGCACAACAACAGATTCCTGTGCACTTGCAACGCCACTTGGTTCATCACGTGGCTCAACAGGACCACAGTGACCATCCCCAGACTGGCCACGGATGTTACATGCGCTAGCCCGGGGGCTCAGAGGGGTCAATCTGTGATCTCAGTTGACCTGCTGGCCTGCCAGCACAGCTACCTGTCAATCACCCTCTACACCCTGATGACTTCCCTGGTCCTCAGCTTCCTCACACTGTCAATCTCCAGCCACCTCTTCCTGTGGGACGTCTGGTACATCTACCACTTCTGCAGGGCAAAGTTCAAAGGGTACAGACGCCTGCGCTCCCAAAGCTCCGCTTATGATGCCTTTGTGATGTACGACAAAGAGGACTCGGCGGTGACAGAGTGGGTGATGAAGGAAATGTGCGCTCATCTGGAGGAGCGCGGGGACCGCCGCCTGACGCTGTGTCTGGAGGAACGGGACTGGATCCCGGGCTGCCCCCTGATCGACAACCTCTCCCAGAGCATCCACAACAGCAAGAGGACCGTGTTCATTCTCACCAGCAGCTACCTCAAAAGCGGCAACTTCAAGACAGCTTTTTACATGGCCAACCAAAGGCTGATGGACGAAAAAAATGACGTTATTGTGCTGATCTTCTTGGAGAAAGTGGCCTGCAATTCAAAGTACCTGAGATTGAGGAAGAGACTGTTTAAGCGGTCGGTGCTGGAGTGGCCAACAAACCCTCAGGCCCAGCTGTACTTCTGGTTTAGCTTGAGAAGTGTTTTAGCAACTGAAAGTCACAAGCAGTACAACAATCTATTTAAAGAGACGCTGTGA